The proteins below are encoded in one region of Flavobacterium nackdongense:
- a CDS encoding PstS family phosphate ABC transporter substrate-binding protein has protein sequence MFKVSKVFIAGLVGLCFVMCNRSDNSNNNKESILKGSTSILVDETLTPIVEDQVAIFESKYDAKIKIVPKSESEIVVELFKNKSGIAILTRNLTVDENKIFVQKKITPKITKFATDAIAFISSKSNNDTLVELKSVIDFMKGKQNTKVKGLVFDNPNSSTVRYINELAGVSSVPKNGVYSFNTNDEVIKFVAQNDGMIGVVGVNWLTQPMPNMQTFVDKVNVLSVKGLKSNAFYSPSQNNIAEGKYPLARDLFIINAQGFSGLGMGFASFVAGDIGQRIILKSGLLPINMPGRKLNIRNEISNDKNK, from the coding sequence ATGTTTAAAGTTAGCAAGGTTTTTATAGCAGGATTGGTTGGTCTGTGTTTTGTTATGTGTAACAGATCGGATAATTCAAACAACAATAAAGAATCTATTTTAAAGGGGTCGACCTCGATTCTAGTCGATGAAACCTTGACGCCAATAGTTGAAGATCAGGTGGCTATTTTTGAAAGTAAATATGATGCTAAAATTAAAATTGTACCCAAATCAGAGTCAGAAATAGTTGTCGAATTATTTAAGAATAAGTCGGGAATCGCAATTTTAACTAGAAATTTAACAGTTGACGAAAATAAAATCTTTGTTCAAAAAAAAATTACGCCAAAAATCACTAAATTTGCAACCGACGCAATTGCTTTTATTTCAAGTAAGAGCAATAATGACACACTTGTTGAGTTAAAGAGTGTAATCGATTTTATGAAAGGTAAACAAAACACCAAGGTTAAAGGCTTGGTTTTTGACAATCCCAATTCTAGTACGGTTCGATATATTAATGAGCTTGCAGGAGTAAGTAGTGTTCCTAAAAATGGAGTGTATTCCTTTAATACGAATGACGAAGTCATTAAATTTGTGGCTCAAAACGATGGAATGATTGGTGTGGTTGGAGTGAATTGGTTGACCCAGCCAATGCCAAATATGCAAACGTTCGTGGACAAGGTCAATGTTTTGAGCGTTAAAGGCTTGAAAAGTAATGCATTTTATTCGCCAAGTCAGAATAATATCGCAGAAGGCAAATATCCTTTGGCACGTGATTTGTTTATCATCAATGCACAAGGTTTTTCAGGTTTAGGAATGGGTTTTGCATCCTTTGTAGCCGGAGATATTGGGCAGAGAATAATCTTGAAATCAGGTTTATTGCCAATAAATATGCCTGGCAGAAAACTCAACATTAGAAATGAAATTAGTAACGATAAGAATAAATAA
- a CDS encoding energy transducer TonB, producing the protein MKLDLLNNNWLEIVFEGRNKAYGAYELRKSITKSTVRAFIIGTILFAVLVSIPTLMRLIPDRQEDNTLDTKITAVKMPPKKEKPKENLPPPPPPPPKVDQVKFVKPVVAKADEVVEEIAVVKDLKDKNIGKETIKGDPDAELTVEPVGTGVAAVVEEDNTVYNTAGIEVKPDFPGGMDKFNQFVAKNYQTPEEEGLKGKVYVTFVVEKDGSLTDIKVLRDIGYGTGKEAIRVLNKCPKWTPGEQNGKKVRCTFSLPISIQSAE; encoded by the coding sequence ATGAAATTAGATTTATTAAATAATAATTGGCTTGAAATTGTTTTCGAGGGGCGTAATAAAGCGTATGGTGCTTACGAGTTAAGAAAATCAATTACCAAGAGTACAGTTAGAGCCTTTATCATCGGGACAATTCTTTTTGCTGTTTTGGTTAGTATTCCTACGCTAATGCGTTTGATTCCAGATCGCCAAGAAGATAATACCCTTGATACGAAAATAACGGCCGTAAAGATGCCTCCTAAAAAGGAGAAACCAAAAGAAAATCTTCCACCGCCACCGCCACCACCACCAAAAGTGGATCAGGTGAAATTTGTGAAACCTGTAGTGGCAAAAGCAGATGAGGTTGTTGAAGAGATTGCTGTTGTAAAAGATCTTAAAGATAAAAACATCGGTAAAGAAACCATCAAAGGAGATCCAGATGCTGAACTAACTGTGGAACCTGTAGGAACTGGAGTAGCCGCTGTTGTTGAAGAAGACAACACCGTATATAACACTGCAGGAATCGAGGTTAAACCAGATTTTCCTGGAGGAATGGATAAATTCAACCAATTTGTGGCGAAGAATTATCAAACGCCAGAAGAAGAAGGTCTTAAAGGAAAAGTTTATGTAACGTTTGTAGTTGAAAAAGACGGATCGTTAACAGATATCAAAGTTTTGAGAGATATCGGTTACGGTACAGGAAAAGAAGCGATACGTGTGTTGAACAAATGTCCGAAATGGACTCCGGGAGAACAAAATGGTAAAAAGGTGAGATGTACTTTCAGTTTACCAATTAGTATTCAATCTGCGGAATAA
- a CDS encoding class I SAM-dependent methyltransferase yields MKDLFGKAILDFQTDNSPEDLITETNISESDEMSVAYLFRSYNEMPQLEQKALQLAKGKVLDVGCGAGSHSLTLQNDRNLDVTSIDISPNAIQACKLRGLKNAKVQDMLTLENEKFDTILLLMNGTGIFGTLAATPKFLQKLKSLLTPNGQILIDSSDIIYMFDDDEDGGKWITGDGYYGELTFTVSYKNETETTFPWLYLDYNSLQNAAFANGLQCELIQEGEHFDYLARLSI; encoded by the coding sequence ATGAAAGACCTTTTCGGAAAAGCCATACTCGACTTTCAGACTGACAATTCGCCTGAGGATTTAATCACCGAAACCAACATTTCTGAATCGGACGAAATGAGCGTTGCTTATCTTTTTCGTTCCTATAATGAAATGCCACAGTTAGAACAAAAAGCCTTGCAATTGGCCAAAGGCAAAGTTCTCGATGTAGGATGCGGTGCGGGAAGCCATAGTTTAACTTTACAGAATGATAGAAATCTCGACGTCACTTCAATAGATATTTCGCCAAATGCCATTCAGGCTTGCAAGCTTCGCGGTTTGAAAAATGCCAAAGTTCAAGATATGCTGACATTGGAAAACGAAAAATTTGACACCATTCTTTTATTAATGAATGGTACGGGAATTTTTGGAACCTTGGCAGCAACGCCCAAGTTTTTGCAAAAACTAAAAAGTTTATTAACCCCAAATGGTCAAATATTAATCGATTCCTCCGACATTATCTATATGTTTGACGATGATGAAGATGGCGGAAAGTGGATTACAGGCGATGGCTACTATGGTGAACTGACTTTTACTGTGTCCTATAAAAATGAAACCGAAACTACTTTTCCGTGGTTATATCTTGATTACAACAGCTTGCAAAATGCAGCTTTCGCCAATGGATTACAATGTGAATTGATTCAAGAAGGAGAACATTTTGATTATTTAGCGAGGCTTTCGATATAG
- a CDS encoding tetratricopeptide repeat protein, with protein sequence MNTLKIFSIAFLTSTTVGFAQDISQARKAIDGEQYEKAKSMLKSIIKTSPIDGRAHFLLGNIYLIQNVNDSAKVAFQKGLAGTDGARLNNIGIGTMDLDSGNSSAAEANFALALKDTKKKDVEELTAIGRAYTYSTKPNYKKAIEYLNRAKTINPNDAMVQLALGDAFYGDKNQNEAYAAYRNAFQFDPTLLRAKMQLGVLLKGAKSYDEAIKSFNEVIAINPNYGPVYRELAETYYKWGRNKPSKSTEYMQLAFTNYEKYMNLTDRSIHSRMRRADFLVLLKDYKALEEEANKMIEMDKVNPRIFRYLGYSAYENGNAEGAIKALESYMSNPDNKIIAKDYLYLGTAKFKKGLSADGLSVDPALYNSGLNDIKKAIEIEPLIIEDLNEVGKKIFTLKLYKEAIPVFEFGTTNSEYKNYVDDNIYYGLSIYYANNKKDVKPDPAQLQKADVAFGNVITASPSYQDAYLYRARTNSLMGNDEMTIKYYETYVAKVSEKGPEELAKPTTTKKVIESYNNIAASYANTDKVKAIEYLNKTLSIDPTNAYATDSLSKLKK encoded by the coding sequence ATGAATACACTTAAGATTTTTAGTATAGCCTTTTTAACATCGACGACTGTTGGATTTGCTCAAGATATAAGCCAAGCGAGAAAAGCGATTGATGGGGAACAATATGAAAAAGCAAAATCGATGTTGAAATCGATTATTAAAACCAGTCCGATTGATGGAAGAGCTCATTTCTTACTAGGAAATATTTATCTTATTCAGAATGTGAATGATTCCGCCAAAGTGGCATTTCAAAAAGGATTGGCAGGAACCGATGGTGCTAGGTTAAATAATATCGGTATCGGGACAATGGATTTGGATAGTGGCAATTCTAGTGCTGCTGAAGCCAATTTTGCTTTGGCGTTGAAAGATACCAAAAAGAAAGATGTCGAGGAATTGACGGCTATCGGTAGAGCCTACACTTATTCGACCAAGCCTAATTACAAGAAAGCAATTGAATATTTGAATAGAGCCAAAACCATAAATCCAAATGATGCTATGGTCCAATTGGCTTTGGGAGATGCTTTTTATGGGGATAAAAATCAAAATGAGGCGTATGCTGCTTACAGAAATGCTTTTCAATTTGATCCAACTTTATTGAGAGCTAAAATGCAATTGGGAGTGCTACTGAAAGGTGCAAAGTCCTATGATGAGGCTATCAAATCTTTTAATGAAGTGATTGCAATCAACCCAAATTATGGCCCTGTTTACCGTGAATTGGCCGAAACTTATTATAAATGGGGAAGAAATAAGCCTTCTAAATCTACCGAATATATGCAGTTGGCTTTTACCAACTATGAAAAATATATGAATCTTACAGATCGTTCTATACATTCAAGAATGCGTCGCGCTGACTTTTTGGTACTTTTAAAAGATTATAAAGCACTGGAAGAAGAAGCCAATAAGATGATTGAAATGGATAAAGTAAATCCTAGAATCTTCCGTTATTTAGGATATTCAGCTTACGAGAACGGGAATGCAGAAGGTGCAATAAAAGCGTTAGAAAGTTATATGTCTAATCCGGATAATAAAATTATTGCCAAAGATTATTTGTATTTAGGAACGGCAAAATTCAAAAAAGGATTAAGCGCTGATGGTTTGTCAGTAGATCCAGCTTTGTACAATTCCGGTTTGAATGATATTAAAAAAGCGATTGAAATTGAACCTTTGATCATTGAAGATTTGAATGAAGTTGGTAAAAAAATCTTTACCTTAAAATTATATAAAGAGGCGATTCCAGTGTTTGAGTTTGGTACAACCAATTCAGAATACAAAAATTATGTTGATGATAATATTTATTATGGTTTGTCAATATATTATGCCAACAATAAAAAAGATGTAAAACCAGATCCAGCGCAATTGCAAAAAGCAGATGTCGCTTTCGGAAATGTAATCACTGCTTCGCCTTCGTACCAGGACGCTTATCTTTATAGAGCGAGAACCAATAGTTTGATGGGTAATGACGAAATGACTATCAAATATTATGAAACCTATGTCGCAAAAGTTTCAGAAAAAGGCCCTGAGGAATTAGCAAAACCTACGACAACAAAAAAAGTAATAGAATCGTATAACAATATTGCTGCTAGTTATGCCAATACGGATAAAGTAAAAGCAATAGAATATTTGAATAAAACGCTTTCGATTGACCCAACGAATGCTTATGCTACTGATTCATTATCTAAATTGAAAAAGTAA
- a CDS encoding ABC transporter permease yields MNIEYFLAKRLITAKDYKSSISAPIIKIAISAIAIGMIMMIVSVATGIGLQQKIRDKVSAFNGHIIISNYDNNQSEVTLVPVSKNQDFYPKFNSVPGVSHIQAVASKAGIIRTETAFEGIILKGVGTDYQWDNIKEYVVSGNLPNFSKALNQEVLISQLLANRLNLKVGDAFNTFFIKDDHNKLPNIRRFKIVGIFSSGFQDFDATYIIGDIRHIQRLNKWETDQVGAFEVFANDFSNIKSIGEQVYQQTSSTLDTKTIIEKYSYIFEWLKLFDLNIIVILVVMILVATINMVVALLVLILERTQMIGILKAIGANNWSVRKIFLYNAFYLVIRGLFWGNLIGITMLLIQKYFGIIQLNPENYYVNQAPVDINLLYIVLLNLLTITVCFLVLLIPSYIITKISPVKAIRFD; encoded by the coding sequence TTGAACATAGAATATTTCTTAGCCAAAAGGCTTATAACTGCCAAAGATTATAAAAGTAGCATTTCTGCGCCAATTATCAAAATTGCCATATCAGCAATTGCCATTGGAATGATTATGATGATTGTTTCTGTGGCGACTGGAATCGGATTGCAACAAAAAATTCGGGACAAAGTTTCCGCTTTCAATGGCCATATCATCATTTCTAATTACGACAATAATCAATCCGAAGTCACGCTAGTGCCCGTTTCGAAAAACCAAGATTTTTATCCAAAATTCAATTCAGTACCAGGAGTAAGCCATATTCAGGCCGTAGCCAGCAAAGCCGGTATAATAAGAACCGAAACGGCTTTCGAAGGAATAATTCTAAAAGGAGTGGGCACCGATTATCAATGGGATAATATAAAGGAGTATGTCGTTTCAGGTAATTTGCCCAATTTTTCAAAAGCGCTGAATCAAGAAGTATTGATTTCACAACTATTGGCCAACCGCCTCAATCTAAAAGTCGGCGATGCTTTCAATACCTTTTTTATTAAAGACGATCATAATAAATTGCCCAATATCCGAAGGTTCAAAATTGTGGGTATTTTTAGTTCTGGATTTCAAGATTTCGACGCTACTTATATCATAGGAGATATTCGACATATTCAACGCCTCAATAAATGGGAAACCGATCAAGTGGGCGCTTTTGAAGTTTTTGCCAATGACTTTAGCAATATCAAATCAATTGGCGAGCAAGTATACCAGCAAACCTCCTCAACACTCGACACCAAAACCATAATCGAAAAATACAGTTACATCTTCGAATGGCTCAAACTCTTCGATTTAAATATCATTGTCATATTAGTAGTGATGATTCTAGTCGCTACAATCAATATGGTTGTCGCCTTATTAGTGCTCATTCTCGAACGCACCCAAATGATTGGAATACTCAAAGCAATCGGAGCCAACAACTGGTCGGTACGCAAAATATTTCTATACAATGCCTTCTATCTTGTAATAAGAGGACTGTTTTGGGGCAATCTTATAGGCATCACGATGCTGCTCATCCAAAAGTATTTTGGAATAATTCAGCTAAACCCCGAAAATTATTATGTCAATCAAGCGCCAGTCGACATCAATTTGTTGTACATAGTACTTTTAAATCTACTTACCATTACCGTTTGTTTTCTAGTATTATTAATCCCCTCCTATATAATAACCAAAATTTCCCCGGTAAAAGCCATTCGTTTCGATTAA
- a CDS encoding exo-beta-N-acetylmuramidase NamZ family protein, with product MKNSIYASVLFFLIFLVACTAQKKGSPNPSAIQTAADNTEAYLPLLRGKKVGIVTNQTGILSDKTHLVDFLQSKNIKIRTIFAPEHGFRGTADAGEHVIDGRDAKTGLTIISLYGDNRKPKPAQLAGIDLMVFDLQDVGLRFYTYISTLHYVMEACAENAIPLLILDRPNPNGNIVDGPILEKEFTSFVGMHPVPVLYGMTIGEYGKMINGEKWLQNGAQCKLTVIPCLNYNRKMSYSLPVKPSPNLPNDQSINLYASLCLFEGTNVSVGRGTEQQFQIYGSPFLPKSDFSFIPKPNFGAKEPMHRDQICYGEDLSAVAKVSQLELKWLLKAYNATSDKSKFFNSFFTKLAGTKELQQQIEAGTSEKEIRKSWEKGLRDFEEIRNKYLIY from the coding sequence ATGAAAAATTCCATCTACGCTAGCGTTTTGTTTTTCCTGATTTTTTTGGTTGCCTGCACTGCCCAGAAAAAGGGAAGCCCAAATCCTTCAGCAATACAAACTGCCGCTGATAATACCGAAGCCTATTTGCCCTTATTAAGAGGTAAAAAAGTTGGAATTGTTACCAACCAAACCGGAATTCTATCGGACAAAACTCATTTGGTTGATTTTTTGCAATCGAAAAACATTAAGATACGAACTATTTTTGCTCCAGAACACGGTTTTCGTGGTACTGCCGATGCTGGCGAACACGTAATCGATGGCAGAGATGCCAAAACCGGCTTGACTATTATCTCACTTTATGGTGATAACCGAAAACCAAAACCAGCCCAATTAGCTGGAATTGACCTAATGGTTTTTGATCTACAAGATGTAGGATTACGCTTTTATACTTATATATCCACTCTTCATTATGTAATGGAGGCTTGTGCGGAAAATGCTATTCCACTTTTAATTTTAGACAGACCCAATCCAAATGGAAACATTGTGGATGGGCCAATTCTGGAAAAAGAGTTTACGAGTTTCGTAGGAATGCACCCTGTTCCCGTTTTGTACGGAATGACGATTGGCGAATATGGAAAAATGATTAATGGCGAAAAATGGCTTCAAAATGGCGCACAATGTAAATTGACTGTCATTCCTTGCCTGAATTACAACCGGAAAATGAGTTATAGTTTGCCGGTAAAACCCTCTCCCAATTTACCCAATGATCAATCTATAAATCTTTACGCTAGTTTGTGCCTTTTTGAAGGAACCAATGTGAGCGTGGGTCGCGGAACGGAGCAACAATTCCAAATTTACGGCTCCCCTTTTTTGCCAAAAAGCGATTTTAGTTTTATTCCGAAACCTAATTTTGGAGCGAAAGAACCGATGCACAGAGACCAAATATGCTATGGAGAAGATTTGTCGGCTGTGGCCAAAGTAAGCCAATTGGAATTGAAATGGTTACTCAAAGCCTACAATGCAACTTCGGATAAAAGTAAATTCTTTAATTCATTTTTTACAAAACTTGCGGGAACCAAAGAATTGCAACAGCAAATTGAAGCTGGGACTTCAGAAAAAGAAATTAGAAAAAGCTGGGAAAAAGGATTACGGGATTTTGAGGAAATTAGAAATAAGTATTTGATTTATTAA
- a CDS encoding YkgJ family cysteine cluster protein: protein MKQILNNLPKDAKDKHIENKKYFDKLKKKQPKNLDYVMQELHTAEFKKTDCLQCANCCKTTGPLFTSADIERISKHLRQKPQQFIDQYLRIDEDKDYVLQSVPCTFLDSDNTCFIYEVRPKACREFPHTDRKKFQQIADLTLKNVAICPAAFNIVEEMKKKMPL, encoded by the coding sequence TTGAAACAAATTCTAAACAATCTTCCTAAAGACGCCAAAGATAAGCATATCGAAAACAAAAAGTATTTTGATAAGTTGAAAAAAAAGCAGCCTAAAAATTTGGATTATGTAATGCAGGAATTGCACACCGCCGAATTCAAAAAAACGGATTGTTTGCAATGTGCGAATTGTTGCAAAACCACAGGGCCATTATTCACATCGGCCGATATTGAGCGGATTTCAAAACATTTGCGACAAAAACCACAACAGTTTATCGATCAATATTTACGCATAGACGAAGACAAAGATTATGTGCTGCAAAGTGTTCCTTGTACTTTTTTGGATAGCGACAATACTTGCTTCATTTATGAGGTTCGTCCCAAAGCCTGTCGCGAATTCCCACATACCGATAGAAAGAAATTTCAGCAAATCGCTGATTTAACATTGAAAAACGTGGCAATTTGCCCGGCAGCTTTCAATATTGTGGAAGAAATGAAAAAGAAAATGCCTTTATAA
- a CDS encoding energy transducer TonB, whose protein sequence is MQNFLFLAIALFAFQMVSAQESTNVQDETIYYTADLEVRPEFYGGMAIFIKFIGTNYQVPDVKNLNGKVLVTFVVEKDGSLTNFKVRKDLGYGTGDEAIRVLKLSPKWKPGVLNGKNVRCAYSLPINVMGKL, encoded by the coding sequence ATGCAAAACTTTTTATTCCTAGCAATTGCTCTGTTTGCATTTCAAATGGTTTCTGCCCAAGAGTCCACAAATGTTCAAGATGAAACTATTTATTATACTGCGGACTTAGAAGTTAGACCCGAATTTTATGGAGGTATGGCTATTTTTATTAAATTTATTGGGACTAACTATCAAGTGCCGGATGTTAAAAATCTAAATGGAAAAGTTTTAGTGACCTTTGTAGTTGAAAAAGACGGGTCTTTAACAAATTTTAAAGTTAGGAAAGATTTAGGATATGGCACGGGTGACGAGGCTATTCGGGTGTTAAAACTTTCACCTAAATGGAAACCTGGGGTACTAAACGGAAAAAATGTTAGATGTGCCTATAGTTTGCCAATTAATGTGATGGGTAAATTATAA
- a CDS encoding 7-carboxy-7-deazaguanine synthase QueE — MLSKEIQLEVNRGAMLPLMEEFYTIQGEGFHTGTAAYFIRIGGCDVGCHWCDVKESWNAELHPPTSIDWIVENASKYADTVVVTGGEPLTWDMTLLTQKLKEHNLRVHIETSGAYKLSGEWDWICLSPKKNKLPTQTVYDRAHELKVIIYNKHDFIFAEEQAEKVNKNAILFLQPEWSKKEEMTPLIVDYVMNNPKWRVSLQTHKYLNIP; from the coding sequence ATGTTATCAAAAGAAATACAATTAGAAGTCAACAGAGGGGCGATGCTTCCGCTAATGGAAGAGTTTTATACCATTCAAGGGGAAGGTTTTCATACAGGAACCGCCGCTTATTTTATTAGAATCGGGGGTTGCGATGTGGGTTGTCATTGGTGTGATGTCAAAGAAAGTTGGAATGCCGAATTGCATCCGCCAACAAGTATCGATTGGATTGTTGAAAATGCAAGCAAGTACGCCGATACTGTTGTGGTTACCGGAGGCGAACCTTTGACTTGGGATATGACTTTATTAACGCAAAAATTAAAAGAGCACAACCTTAGAGTACATATCGAAACTTCTGGGGCTTATAAACTTAGTGGGGAATGGGATTGGATATGCCTTTCGCCTAAGAAAAACAAATTGCCAACTCAAACGGTTTATGACAGAGCGCACGAATTGAAAGTGATAATTTACAACAAACACGATTTCATTTTTGCCGAAGAGCAAGCTGAAAAAGTCAACAAAAATGCGATTTTATTTCTCCAACCCGAATGGAGCAAAAAAGAAGAAATGACGCCACTTATTGTTGATTACGTAATGAATAATCCGAAATGGCGTGTATCTTTACAAACACATAAATATTTGAATATTCCTTAA
- a CDS encoding aminotransferase class V-fold PLP-dependent enzyme, producing MKSQFNLDPKITFLNHGSFGACSKPIFQEYQRLQLELENEPVHFIQKKQAAYLKIAKERLAKFIGCNANDFFFTPNPTFAINTIMRSLDLKEGDEILSTNHEYGAMDRTWNFYCKKSGAKYIRQSIALPVVSKEQILEEFWSGYTSKTKIVFLNQISSCTALIFPVKEICDKARELGLITIIDGAHVPGQMDLNLTELNPDFYTGTLHKWMLAPKGSSFLYVKQRFQEMLDPLVVGWGYESVSPGESQFLDYQEYQGTRDISAFLCTPKVIDFLEENDWQTVAKKCKQLVFDNYQRFCDVLNTQPICPITEEFLVQMASIPIKTSNPAELKELLFNKYKIEIPVMPLNGNYFLRYSINGYNSQEDLDILYKALQDIIATTNLIEV from the coding sequence ATGAAATCCCAATTCAATCTCGATCCAAAAATCACTTTCCTCAACCACGGTTCATTTGGTGCTTGCTCAAAACCCATTTTTCAGGAATACCAACGGTTGCAGTTGGAACTGGAAAACGAGCCCGTTCATTTTATTCAAAAAAAACAGGCCGCCTATTTAAAAATTGCGAAAGAGAGATTAGCCAAATTTATCGGTTGTAATGCCAATGATTTCTTTTTTACGCCAAATCCAACCTTCGCCATCAATACCATTATGCGAAGTTTAGATTTAAAGGAAGGAGATGAAATCCTCAGCACAAACCACGAATATGGCGCAATGGACCGGACTTGGAATTTCTATTGCAAAAAATCGGGAGCCAAATACATTCGACAAAGCATTGCGCTTCCGGTAGTTTCTAAAGAACAAATTCTCGAAGAATTCTGGAGTGGTTATACTTCAAAAACCAAAATAGTTTTTCTCAATCAAATCTCAAGTTGTACTGCTTTGATTTTTCCTGTCAAGGAAATTTGCGATAAAGCACGCGAGTTGGGGTTGATTACTATTATAGATGGCGCTCACGTTCCGGGTCAAATGGATTTAAATCTAACTGAATTAAATCCAGATTTTTATACAGGTACCTTGCACAAATGGATGCTGGCTCCTAAAGGAAGTTCTTTTTTGTATGTGAAGCAGCGTTTTCAGGAAATGTTAGATCCCCTTGTGGTAGGATGGGGTTATGAAAGTGTCAGCCCGGGCGAAAGTCAATTCTTAGATTATCAGGAATACCAAGGCACGAGAGATATTTCGGCATTTTTGTGTACTCCAAAAGTGATTGATTTTCTGGAAGAAAACGATTGGCAAACTGTGGCAAAGAAATGCAAACAGCTAGTTTTTGATAATTACCAACGATTTTGTGATGTACTCAATACACAACCGATTTGTCCAATTACCGAAGAATTTCTTGTTCAAATGGCGAGTATTCCCATAAAAACCTCAAATCCTGCTGAATTGAAAGAATTGCTTTTCAATAAATATAAAATCGAAATTCCGGTAATGCCTCTGAATGGCAATTATTTTTTGAGATATTCTATAAATGGGTATAACTCTCAAGAAGATTTAGATATTTTATACAAAGCATTGCAAGATATTATTGCTACTACCAATTTGATTGAAGTTTAA
- a CDS encoding DUF2059 domain-containing protein produces the protein MKKFLLSIAFLLMAQINIAQDAAFKADVLKMMSLSGSDAGMILAKNQFLKMIPEANQAAFSKDFEAILPGFYDKVAKIYMETYTPEDIKEMIAFYESPLGKKMNKNAAVITEKSMQAGQEMAKEMFGIVKNYKNSSSNPVSMNSSDNTVYNTAGIDVKPDFPGGIDEFTRFVAKNFNPPNVAGLKGKVFVTFVIEKDGSLTDIKILRDLGYGTGKEAVRVLELSPKWIPGEQNGQKVRCTFSLPISIMAK, from the coding sequence ATGAAAAAGTTTTTGTTATCCATTGCCTTCCTATTAATGGCCCAAATTAATATTGCTCAAGACGCCGCTTTCAAAGCAGATGTATTAAAAATGATGTCCTTAAGTGGCTCTGATGCAGGAATGATATTGGCTAAAAATCAATTTTTAAAAATGATTCCGGAGGCTAATCAAGCTGCGTTTAGTAAGGATTTTGAAGCAATTTTGCCTGGTTTTTATGACAAAGTCGCTAAAATTTATATGGAAACCTACACTCCCGAAGATATTAAGGAAATGATTGCATTTTATGAAAGTCCTTTGGGTAAAAAAATGAATAAAAACGCTGCGGTAATTACGGAAAAGTCAATGCAAGCAGGACAAGAAATGGCGAAGGAAATGTTTGGAATAGTTAAGAATTACAAAAATTCAAGTTCTAATCCTGTTTCAATGAATAGTTCAGATAATACGGTTTATAATACAGCTGGAATTGACGTAAAACCTGATTTTCCGGGTGGTATCGATGAGTTTACCAGATTTGTTGCGAAAAACTTTAATCCTCCAAATGTAGCTGGATTAAAAGGTAAAGTTTTTGTGACTTTTGTAATTGAAAAAGACGGCTCTTTGACGGATATCAAAATCCTGAGAGATCTAGGTTACGGGACAGGGAAAGAAGCCGTTCGGGTTCTCGAGCTTTCCCCGAAGTGGATTCCAGGCGAGCAGAATGGTCAAAAGGTACGATGTACATTTAGTTTGCCAATTTCAATAATGGCTAAGTAA
- a CDS encoding ExbD/TolR family protein, which produces MAELNTGDGGGKKGDKKVRSKKQNSKVDLTAMVDLAFLLITFFMLTTTLSKPQSMNLGLPDKDDPTKKEENIKVDENRTVTILLGKDNKLVRFVGLLATPVAGGAPKDFTYGKEGIRKELIDRKAKVLAYSTALGKPKNGMIVIIKPSKKCTYKNLVDILDEMAIVDVPTYAIVNEFTPEEAKLLEGK; this is translated from the coding sequence ATGGCTGAATTAAATACAGGCGACGGTGGTGGCAAAAAAGGAGACAAAAAGGTAAGGAGTAAAAAACAAAATTCCAAAGTAGATTTAACTGCAATGGTGGATTTGGCCTTCTTATTGATTACGTTCTTTATGCTTACTACGACCTTGTCTAAACCTCAATCGATGAATTTGGGGTTGCCAGATAAAGATGATCCTACTAAAAAAGAGGAAAATATTAAAGTAGATGAGAATCGAACCGTGACTATTTTGTTAGGAAAAGACAATAAGTTGGTTCGTTTTGTAGGTTTGCTGGCAACTCCAGTTGCTGGTGGAGCTCCTAAGGATTTTACTTATGGTAAAGAGGGAATTCGTAAAGAGCTTATCGATAGAAAAGCGAAAGTATTAGCGTATTCTACTGCATTGGGAAAACCAAAAAACGGGATGATTGTGATTATTAAACCTAGTAAGAAATGTACTTACAAAAATTTAGTAGACATACTGGATGAAATGGCAATTGTAGATGTTCCGACCTATGCAATTGTAAATGAATTTACACCTGAAGAAGCAAAATTGTTAGAAGGAAAATAA